In one Pygocentrus nattereri isolate fPygNat1 chromosome 21, fPygNat1.pri, whole genome shotgun sequence genomic region, the following are encoded:
- the LOC108436238 gene encoding trypsin-3: protein MKKCVEYALLLVISIIQGSVQQRIIGGQEVEPYSIKYQASIQYNNNHYCGGTLINAQWVVSAAHCWKPNYLIKVVLAEHDLSKKEGVEQVFNVSRTLVYYLYNYRTFDNDIMLLKLERPADLNSYVQPAVLPNSDTPQMYKGMSCVVSGWGVTQVYSYYLSPVLRAVDVQIIPNCQYYYYFRITDNMVCAGSLLGGKDSCQGDSGGPLVCDGNFEGIVSWGIGCANPYFPGVYTKIRNYIRWINWIISDTTAD, encoded by the exons ATGAAGAAATGTGTTGAATATGCACTGCTTCTCGTCATTTCCATTATTCAAG GTTCTGTACAGCAAAGAATCATTGGAGGACAAGAAGTTGAGCCCTATTCTATTAAGTATCAGGCCTCCATACAGTACAACAACAACCACTACTGTGGAGGAACGCTCATAAACGCACAGTGGGTGGTGTCTGCTGCCCACTGTTGGAAGCC AAACTATCTGATCAAAGTCGTGCTGGCCGAGCATGATCTGTCCAAGAAAGAGGGCGTGGAGCAGGTGTTCAACGTCTCCAGAACACTGGTCTACTACCTCTACAACTACAGGACGTTCGATAACGACATCATGCTCCTGAAA CTTGAACGGCCAGCCGACCTGAATTCCTATGTCCAGCCAGCAGTGCTGCCAAACTCGGACACCCCGCAAATGTACAAAGGCATGTCGTGTGTGGTGAGCGGCTGGGGGGTCACACAAGTCTACAGCTACTACCTGTCCCCTGTACTCCGCGCTGTGGACGTGCAGATAATCCCGAACtgccaatactactactacttcagAATCACAGACAACATGGTGTGTGCCGGGTCTCTGCTGGGAGGTAAAGATTCATGCCAG GGTGACTCCGGTGGTCCTCTTGTGTGCGATGGCAATTTTGAAGGTATCGTCTCCTGGGGCATCGGCTGTGCCAACCCTTACTTCCCTGGTGTCTACACCAAGATTCGCAACTACATCCGCTGGATCAACTGGATCATCAGTGACACCACCGCCGACTAG